In one Diabrotica virgifera virgifera chromosome 7, PGI_DIABVI_V3a genomic region, the following are encoded:
- the LOC114332949 gene encoding stress-activated protein kinase JNK isoform X1 — MSRLSQFYTVEVGDTKFTILKRYQNLKPIGSGAQGIVCAALDTATQQNVAIKKLSRPFQNVTHAKRAYREFKLMKLVNHKNIIGLLNAFTPQRTLEEFQDVYLVMELMDANLCQVIQMDLDHERMSYLLYQMLCGIKHLHSAGIIHRDLKPSNIVVKSDCTLKILDFGLARTAGTTFMMTPYVVTRYYRAPEVILGMGYTENVDIWSVGCIMGEMIRGGVLFPGTDHIDQWNKIIEQLGTPSQQFMVRLQPTVRNYVENRPRYPGFTFEKLFPDVLFPSDSNEHNKLKACQARDLLSKMLVIDPLSRISVDDALLHPYINVWYDEQEVNAPAPGPYDHSVDEREHTVEQWKELIYQEVMEYETSHGRGASSSSQLSPAVNSEPNGIS, encoded by the exons ATGTCACGATTGTCCCAATTTTACACCGTCGAGGTGGGCGACACGAAATTTACCATTCTAAAGAGATACCAAAACCTGAAACCCATTGGATCTGGAGCTCAAGGGATAGTTTG CGCTGCATTGGACACAGCAACTCAACAAAATGTGGCTATTAAGAAGCTCAGTCGACCGTTCCAGAACGTCACGCATGCCAAAAGAGCATACAGGGAATTCAAACTCATGAAACTAGTCAACCACAAGAAT ATAATCGGTTTATTGAACGCTTTTACGCCACAGCGGACACTAGAGGAGTTCCAAGATGTTTACCTAGTTATGGAGTTAATGGACGCGAACCTCTGTCAAGTAATTCAGATGGATTTGGATCACGAGAGGATGAGCTACTTGCTCTATCAGATGTTATGTGGCATTAAACATTTACATTCCGCTGGAATTATACATAGG GACTTAAAACCCAGCAACATAGTAGTGAAATCAGATTGTACTCTTAAGATACTCGACTTCGGTTTAGCAAGAACCGCAGGTACAACATTCATGATGACCCCTTACGTCGTTACCAGATACTATAGGGCGCCTGAAGTCATATTAGGTATGGGATATACCGAAAATGTGGATATTTGGAGTGTTGGTTGTATCATGGGGGAAATGATCCGTGGGGGAGTACTGTTTCCTGGCACTGATCACATAGATCAGTGGAATAAAATTATAG AGCAACTCGGCACACCATCGCAACAATTCATGGTGCGGCTGCAACCAACTGTCCGAAACTATGTCGAGAACAGACCGAGATATCCAGGATTCACGTTCGAGAAACTCTTCCCTGATGTACTTTTCCCATCGGATAGTAATGAACACAACAAACTAAAAGCTTGCCAAGCCAGAGACTTGCTTTCGAAGATGTTGGTGATTGATCCTCTGAGTAGGATATCTGTGGACGATGCACTTTTACACCCTTATATTAACGTATGGTATGACGAACAGGAAGTTAATGCT cCTGCTCCTGGTCCGTACGACCACAGCGTGGACGAGAGGGAGCACACAGTTGAACAATGGAAAGAACTTATTTACCAAGAGGTCATGGAATACGAAACTTCTCACGGAAGAGGAGCATCTTCTAGTTCTCAACTAAGCCCCGCTGTCAATAGTGAACCCAACGGTATATCTTAG
- the LOC114332949 gene encoding stress-activated protein kinase JNK isoform X3, with translation MSRLSQFYTVEVGDTKFTILKRYQNLKPIGSGAQGIVCAALDTATQQNVAIKKLSRPFQNVTHAKRAYREFKLMKLVNHKNIIGLLNAFTPQRTLEEFQDVYLVMELMDANLCQVIQMDLDHERMSYLLYQMLCGIKHLHSAGIIHRDLKPSNIVVKSDCTLKILDFGLARTAGTTFMMTPYVVTRYYRAPEVILGMGYTENVDIWSVGCIMGEMIRGGVLFPGTDHIDQWNKIIEQLGTPSQQFMVRLQPTVRNYVENRPRYPGFTFEKLFPDVLFPSDSNEHNKLKACQARDLLSKMLVIDPLSRISVDDALLHPYINVWYDEQEVNAPAPGPYDHSVDEREHTVEQWKELIYQEVMEYETSHGRGASSSSQLSPAVNSEPNGN, from the exons ATGTCACGATTGTCCCAATTTTACACCGTCGAGGTGGGCGACACGAAATTTACCATTCTAAAGAGATACCAAAACCTGAAACCCATTGGATCTGGAGCTCAAGGGATAGTTTG CGCTGCATTGGACACAGCAACTCAACAAAATGTGGCTATTAAGAAGCTCAGTCGACCGTTCCAGAACGTCACGCATGCCAAAAGAGCATACAGGGAATTCAAACTCATGAAACTAGTCAACCACAAGAAT ATAATCGGTTTATTGAACGCTTTTACGCCACAGCGGACACTAGAGGAGTTCCAAGATGTTTACCTAGTTATGGAGTTAATGGACGCGAACCTCTGTCAAGTAATTCAGATGGATTTGGATCACGAGAGGATGAGCTACTTGCTCTATCAGATGTTATGTGGCATTAAACATTTACATTCCGCTGGAATTATACATAGG GACTTAAAACCCAGCAACATAGTAGTGAAATCAGATTGTACTCTTAAGATACTCGACTTCGGTTTAGCAAGAACCGCAGGTACAACATTCATGATGACCCCTTACGTCGTTACCAGATACTATAGGGCGCCTGAAGTCATATTAGGTATGGGATATACCGAAAATGTGGATATTTGGAGTGTTGGTTGTATCATGGGGGAAATGATCCGTGGGGGAGTACTGTTTCCTGGCACTGATCACATAGATCAGTGGAATAAAATTATAG AGCAACTCGGCACACCATCGCAACAATTCATGGTGCGGCTGCAACCAACTGTCCGAAACTATGTCGAGAACAGACCGAGATATCCAGGATTCACGTTCGAGAAACTCTTCCCTGATGTACTTTTCCCATCGGATAGTAATGAACACAACAAACTAAAAGCTTGCCAAGCCAGAGACTTGCTTTCGAAGATGTTGGTGATTGATCCTCTGAGTAGGATATCTGTGGACGATGCACTTTTACACCCTTATATTAACGTATGGTATGACGAACAGGAAGTTAATGCT cCTGCTCCTGGTCCGTACGACCACAGCGTGGACGAGAGGGAGCACACAGTTGAACAATGGAAAGAACTTATTTACCAAGAGGTCATGGAATACGAAACTTCTCACGGAAGAGGAGCATCTTCTAGTTCTCAACTAAGCCCCGCTGTCAATAGTGAACCCAACG
- the LOC114332949 gene encoding stress-activated protein kinase JNK isoform X2, whose protein sequence is MSRLSQFYTVEVGDTKFTILKRYQNLKPIGSGAQGIVCAALDTATQQNVAIKKLSRPFQNVTHAKRAYREFKLMKLVNHKNIIGLLNAFTPQRTLEEFQDVYLVMELMDANLCQVIQMDLDHERMSYLLYQMLCGIKHLHSAGIIHRDLKPSNIVVKSDCTLKILDFGLARTAGTTFMMTPYVVTRYYRAPEVILGMGYTENVDIWSVGCIMGEMIRGGVLFPGTDHIDQWNKIIEQLGTPSQQFMVRLQPTVRNYVENRPRYPGFTFEKLFPDVLFPSDSNEHNKLKACQARDLLSKMLVIDPLSRISVDDALLHPYINVWYDEQEVNAPAPGPYDHSVDEREHTVEQWKELIYQEVMEYETSHGRGASSSSQLSPAVNSEPNGY, encoded by the exons ATGTCACGATTGTCCCAATTTTACACCGTCGAGGTGGGCGACACGAAATTTACCATTCTAAAGAGATACCAAAACCTGAAACCCATTGGATCTGGAGCTCAAGGGATAGTTTG CGCTGCATTGGACACAGCAACTCAACAAAATGTGGCTATTAAGAAGCTCAGTCGACCGTTCCAGAACGTCACGCATGCCAAAAGAGCATACAGGGAATTCAAACTCATGAAACTAGTCAACCACAAGAAT ATAATCGGTTTATTGAACGCTTTTACGCCACAGCGGACACTAGAGGAGTTCCAAGATGTTTACCTAGTTATGGAGTTAATGGACGCGAACCTCTGTCAAGTAATTCAGATGGATTTGGATCACGAGAGGATGAGCTACTTGCTCTATCAGATGTTATGTGGCATTAAACATTTACATTCCGCTGGAATTATACATAGG GACTTAAAACCCAGCAACATAGTAGTGAAATCAGATTGTACTCTTAAGATACTCGACTTCGGTTTAGCAAGAACCGCAGGTACAACATTCATGATGACCCCTTACGTCGTTACCAGATACTATAGGGCGCCTGAAGTCATATTAGGTATGGGATATACCGAAAATGTGGATATTTGGAGTGTTGGTTGTATCATGGGGGAAATGATCCGTGGGGGAGTACTGTTTCCTGGCACTGATCACATAGATCAGTGGAATAAAATTATAG AGCAACTCGGCACACCATCGCAACAATTCATGGTGCGGCTGCAACCAACTGTCCGAAACTATGTCGAGAACAGACCGAGATATCCAGGATTCACGTTCGAGAAACTCTTCCCTGATGTACTTTTCCCATCGGATAGTAATGAACACAACAAACTAAAAGCTTGCCAAGCCAGAGACTTGCTTTCGAAGATGTTGGTGATTGATCCTCTGAGTAGGATATCTGTGGACGATGCACTTTTACACCCTTATATTAACGTATGGTATGACGAACAGGAAGTTAATGCT cCTGCTCCTGGTCCGTACGACCACAGCGTGGACGAGAGGGAGCACACAGTTGAACAATGGAAAGAACTTATTTACCAAGAGGTCATGGAATACGAAACTTCTCACGGAAGAGGAGCATCTTCTAGTTCTCAACTAAGCCCCGCTGTCAATAGTGAACCCAACG